From the Homo sapiens chromosome 1, GRCh38.p14 Primary Assembly genome, one window contains:
- the FNDC5 gene encoding fibronectin type III domain-containing protein 5 isoform 3 preproprotein (isoform 3 preproprotein is encoded by transcript variant 3; non-AUG (AUA) translation initiation codon): MHPGSPSAWPPRARAALRLWLGCVCFALVQADSPSAPVNVTVRHLKANSAVVSWDVLEDEVVIGFAISQQKKDVRMLRFIQEVNTTTRSCALWDLEEDTEYIVHVQAISIQGQSPASEPVLFKTPREAEKMASKNKDEVTMKEMGRNQQLRTGEVLIIVVVLFMWAGVIALFCRQYDIIEA, translated from the exons ATACACCCCGGGTCGCCGAGCGCCTGGCCGCCCCGCGCCCGCGCCGCGCTCCGCCTGTGGCTGGGCTGCGTCTGCTTCGCGCTGGTGCAGGCGG ACAGTCCCTCAGCCCCAGTGAACGTCACCGTCAGGCACCTCAAGGCCAACTCTGCAGTGGTGAGCTGGGATGTTCTGGAGGATGAGGTTGTCATCGGATTTGCCATCTCCCAGCAG AAGAAGGATGTGCGGATGCTGCGCTTCATCCAGGAGGTGAACACCACCACCCGCTCATGTGCCCTCTGGGACCTGGAGGAGGATACGGAGTACATAGTCCACGTGCAGGCCATCTCCATTCAGGGCCAGAGCCCAGCCAGCGAGCCTGTGCTCTTCAAGACCCCGCGTGAGGCTGAGAAGATGGCCTCCAAGAACAAAG ATGAGGTAACcatgaaagagatggggaggaaCCAACAGCTGCGGACAGGCGAGGTGCTGATCATCGTCGTGGTCCTGTTCATGTGGGCAG GTGTCATTGCCCTCTTCTGCCGCCAGTATGAC ATCATTGAAGCGTGA
- the FNDC5 gene encoding fibronectin type III domain-containing protein 5 isoform 4 preproprotein (isoform 4 preproprotein is encoded by transcript variant 4; non-AUG (AUA) translation initiation codon) — MHPGSPSAWPPRARAALRLWLGCVCFALVQADSPSAPVNVTVRHLKANSAVVSWDVLEDEVVIGFAISQQKKDVRMLRFIQEVNTTTRSCALWDLEEDTEYIVHVQAISIQGQSPASEPVLFKTPREAEKMASKNKDEVTMKEMGRNQQLRTGEVLIIVVVLFMWAGVIALFCRQYDIIKDNEPNNNKEKTKSASETSTPEHQGGGLLRSKFPNKPSVNIIEA; from the exons ATACACCCCGGGTCGCCGAGCGCCTGGCCGCCCCGCGCCCGCGCCGCGCTCCGCCTGTGGCTGGGCTGCGTCTGCTTCGCGCTGGTGCAGGCGG ACAGTCCCTCAGCCCCAGTGAACGTCACCGTCAGGCACCTCAAGGCCAACTCTGCAGTGGTGAGCTGGGATGTTCTGGAGGATGAGGTTGTCATCGGATTTGCCATCTCCCAGCAG AAGAAGGATGTGCGGATGCTGCGCTTCATCCAGGAGGTGAACACCACCACCCGCTCATGTGCCCTCTGGGACCTGGAGGAGGATACGGAGTACATAGTCCACGTGCAGGCCATCTCCATTCAGGGCCAGAGCCCAGCCAGCGAGCCTGTGCTCTTCAAGACCCCGCGTGAGGCTGAGAAGATGGCCTCCAAGAACAAAG ATGAGGTAACcatgaaagagatggggaggaaCCAACAGCTGCGGACAGGCGAGGTGCTGATCATCGTCGTGGTCCTGTTCATGTGGGCAG GTGTCATTGCCCTCTTCTGCCGCCAGTATGACATCATCAAGGACAATGAACCCAATAACAACAAGGAAAAAACCAAGAGTGCATCAGAAACCAGCACACCAGAGCACCAGGGCGGGGGGCTTCTCCGCAGCAAG tTTCCAAACAAGCCCTCAGTGAACATCATTGAAGCGTGA
- the FNDC5 gene encoding fibronectin type III domain-containing protein 5 isoform 2 preproprotein (isoform 2 preproprotein is encoded by transcript variant 2; non-AUG (AUA) translation initiation codon), producing MHPGSPSAWPPRARAALRLWLGCVCFALVQADSPSAPVNVTVRHLKANSAVVSWDVLEDEVVIGFAISQQKKDVRMLRFIQEVNTTTRSCALWDLEEDTEYIVHVQAISIQGQSPASEPVLFKTPREAEKMASKNKDEVTMKEMGRNQQLRTGEVLIIVVVLFMWAGVIALFCRQYDIIKDNEPNNNKEKTKSASETSTPEHQGGGLLRSKI from the exons ATACACCCCGGGTCGCCGAGCGCCTGGCCGCCCCGCGCCCGCGCCGCGCTCCGCCTGTGGCTGGGCTGCGTCTGCTTCGCGCTGGTGCAGGCGG ACAGTCCCTCAGCCCCAGTGAACGTCACCGTCAGGCACCTCAAGGCCAACTCTGCAGTGGTGAGCTGGGATGTTCTGGAGGATGAGGTTGTCATCGGATTTGCCATCTCCCAGCAG AAGAAGGATGTGCGGATGCTGCGCTTCATCCAGGAGGTGAACACCACCACCCGCTCATGTGCCCTCTGGGACCTGGAGGAGGATACGGAGTACATAGTCCACGTGCAGGCCATCTCCATTCAGGGCCAGAGCCCAGCCAGCGAGCCTGTGCTCTTCAAGACCCCGCGTGAGGCTGAGAAGATGGCCTCCAAGAACAAAG ATGAGGTAACcatgaaagagatggggaggaaCCAACAGCTGCGGACAGGCGAGGTGCTGATCATCGTCGTGGTCCTGTTCATGTGGGCAG GTGTCATTGCCCTCTTCTGCCGCCAGTATGACATCATCAAGGACAATGAACCCAATAACAACAAGGAAAAAACCAAGAGTGCATCAGAAACCAGCACACCAGAGCACCAGGGCGGGGGGCTTCTCCGCAGCAAG ATATGA
- the FNDC5 gene encoding fibronectin type III domain-containing protein 5 isoform 5 (isoform 5 is encoded by transcript variant 5) gives MQAARGGAGRPERPGRPGRGPERERERPPGAGAASPCAAPGLPAGGATIHPGSPSAWPPRARAALRLWLGCVCFALVQADSPSAPVNVTVRHLKANSAVVSWDVLEDEVVIGFAISQQKKDVRMLRFIQEVNTTTRSCALWDLEEDTEYIVHVQAISIQGQSPASEPVLFKTPREAEKMASKNKDEVTMKEMGRNQQLRTGEVLIIVVVLFMWAGVIALFCRQYDIIKDNEPNNNKEKTKSASETSTPEHQGGGLLRSKI, from the exons ATGCAGGCGGCTCGGGGCGGCGCAGGGCGGCCGGAGCGGCCGGGCCGGCCGGGCCGGGGGCCGGAGCGCGAGCGCGAGCGGCCGCCGGGCGCCGGAGCCGCGTCCCCCTGCGCCGCCCCGGGCCTGCCGGCCGGAGGAGCCACCATACACCCCGGGTCGCCGAGCGCCTGGCCGCCCCGCGCCCGCGCCGCGCTCCGCCTGTGGCTGGGCTGCGTCTGCTTCGCGCTGGTGCAGGCGG ACAGTCCCTCAGCCCCAGTGAACGTCACCGTCAGGCACCTCAAGGCCAACTCTGCAGTGGTGAGCTGGGATGTTCTGGAGGATGAGGTTGTCATCGGATTTGCCATCTCCCAGCAG AAGAAGGATGTGCGGATGCTGCGCTTCATCCAGGAGGTGAACACCACCACCCGCTCATGTGCCCTCTGGGACCTGGAGGAGGATACGGAGTACATAGTCCACGTGCAGGCCATCTCCATTCAGGGCCAGAGCCCAGCCAGCGAGCCTGTGCTCTTCAAGACCCCGCGTGAGGCTGAGAAGATGGCCTCCAAGAACAAAG ATGAGGTAACcatgaaagagatggggaggaaCCAACAGCTGCGGACAGGCGAGGTGCTGATCATCGTCGTGGTCCTGTTCATGTGGGCAG GTGTCATTGCCCTCTTCTGCCGCCAGTATGACATCATCAAGGACAATGAACCCAATAACAACAAGGAAAAAACCAAGAGTGCATCAGAAACCAGCACACCAGAGCACCAGGGCGGGGGGCTTCTCCGCAGCAAG ATATGA
- the FNDC5 gene encoding fibronectin type III domain-containing protein 5 isoform 1 (isoform 1 is encoded by transcript variant 1) has protein sequence MLRFIQEVNTTTRSCALWDLEEDTEYIVHVQAISIQGQSPASEPVLFKTPREAEKMASKNKDEVTMKEMGRNQQLRTGEVLIIVVVLFMWAGVIALFCRQYDIIKDNEPNNNKEKTKSASETSTPEHQGGGLLRSKVRARPGPGWATLCLMLW, from the exons ATGCTGCGCTTCATCCAGGAGGTGAACACCACCACCCGCTCATGTGCCCTCTGGGACCTGGAGGAGGATACGGAGTACATAGTCCACGTGCAGGCCATCTCCATTCAGGGCCAGAGCCCAGCCAGCGAGCCTGTGCTCTTCAAGACCCCGCGTGAGGCTGAGAAGATGGCCTCCAAGAACAAAG ATGAGGTAACcatgaaagagatggggaggaaCCAACAGCTGCGGACAGGCGAGGTGCTGATCATCGTCGTGGTCCTGTTCATGTGGGCAG GTGTCATTGCCCTCTTCTGCCGCCAGTATGACATCATCAAGGACAATGAACCCAATAACAACAAGGAAAAAACCAAGAGTGCATCAGAAACCAGCACACCAGAGCACCAGGGCGGGGGGCTTCTCCGCAGCAAGGTGAGGGCAAGACCTGGGCCTGGGTGGGCCACCCTGTGCCTCATGCTCTGGTAA